The segment GAAATGACAGCGATTGATCAATCCCGATAGGCCGGCATTTCCATCAGTGCTCCTTCGCTTCTATGGGAATATATTTGGTTAGTATTTCCTAACATACTCAGAAGTACAATATTTAATGATTCCATTCCATGTTAAGTTGATTTCTTTAGGTCCATATTCGCCTAAAGGAACAAATTCGTGAAGAAATCCTGGATAATGctgtgaaaaaaaaaactttggCAGATATATTTTCCATGCTTATAAAGCtctttatatttaaattttataatATGTAGTTTTGAAATTGTTTGGGGTATCCTAAGTCTTTCGGCCACCCAAGCCGCGTTTAGTGGCAAACGATCTCGTCTAGAGAGGGTGCTTTGCAATGGCAAGGCGTGCTATCGATCTCTTCGagaatgtcggatatttcgTGGAGGAACTTCTCCAGATTCTCGGGCTTCTGGAAGATATTACTGTCCACTGAAAGCCGCTTGCCGCCCAATATCTTCCAGCGACGCATGCTGGCAATGACATCGCCACAGAAGTCCCGCTTGTTCTTCTCGAGAAACTTCAATTTCTCCTGCAAGACCTTGAGACGCTTCTCTGCAAACGAAAAGGGATACTTCTACAATTAAGAAATTAATTCATGATACCGATTTGACACACTTCCGGCTATTTTCTTGTGGAACTTTTGGGCGTGGGAATCCCTCTGTGCCATGTCGTACATTTCAATGATCTTGTACATTCGTCGGTCCATGTACTTGCTCAGGCGGAACGCCTCCTCACAATGCGGCGGACAGAGACTCTGAAAGTTGGGACCTTTGTACGGAACTCCCGTCAGGTGTCTGTTATTCCGGAAGTTATCCCGCTCCGCCTGGGCATCAGCGCTCCGTTTGGCCATGTACGATCGCACCCGACCGTTGTGGAAACGAAAATTGAGACTCGCTAGCAGCTTCTCCACTCGCGACAAGCACCTGTGGAAGGAGACAGAGTTTCGGAAGCGATCTACACACCGGATCTGTACTCACGTTGTGTTCTTTAGCGAGTAGACGCCGGGTATCGAGTAGGTGCGCAGCAAATGGTGCAGCTTGAAGGCCACACAGTTGAGTAGTTCCTCGGCCGCACAGATCTGCATATGCCGCAGGCTTTGCATATTGTGGACCGTGTGACGGATCCACCAGCCGCGAAACAAAGCCTGAATCTTGGTGGCCGCCTTGGTGTAGTGAATCTCGAGCCGATTCTGCAGCATCTTCTCCACGGTCTTGAAGTAGCTCTTTCGCACTGCAAAGCCTCGCCACCACCGCTGAATGGTAATGGCCGCCTTGTTGCGTTTTTTCAGTGTTTTGCGACTGAAGAAACCTCGCCAGTGACGCTGGATGGTCCGTGCAGACTTGAAATGCGTGTAGTCCAGCAACAGCATCGCGGTCCTGCGGGCAATCTCAAGGAAGTGTCATAAGCTCTATGACCTATTCAAGATCCTCCTTACCGCGACAGCGTTGGCAGTAGCAGTGGTGTGCCTGAGGTACCCTCCTCTATTAACTCGGACTCATT is part of the Drosophila miranda strain MSH22 chromosome Y unlocalized genomic scaffold, D.miranda_PacBio2.1 Contig_Y1_pilon, whole genome shotgun sequence genome and harbors:
- the LOC117190898 gene encoding uncharacterized protein LOC117190898 — encoded protein: MFWDRHRTQVGSRRHTDGMPVSGSSVEDNESELIEEGTSGTPLLLPTLSRTAMLLLDYTHFKSARTIQRHWRGFFSRKTLKKRNKAAITIQRWWRGFAVRKSYFKTVEKMLQNRLEIHYTKAATKIQALFRGWWIRHTVHNMQSLRHMQICAAEELLNCVAFKLHHLLRTYSIPGVYSLKNTTCLSRVEKLLASLNFRFHNGRVRSYMAKRSADAQAERDNFRNNRHLTGVPYKGPNFQSLCPPHCEEAFRLSKYMDRRMYKIIEMYDMAQRDSHAQKFHKKIAGKKRLKVLQEKLKFLEKNKRDFCGDVIASMRRWKILGGKRLSVDSNIFQKPENLEKFLHEISDILEEIDSTPCHCKAPSLDEIVCH